The following proteins come from a genomic window of Rutidosis leptorrhynchoides isolate AG116_Rl617_1_P2 chromosome 10, CSIRO_AGI_Rlap_v1, whole genome shotgun sequence:
- the LOC139871352 gene encoding calcium/calmodulin-regulated receptor-like kinase 1 has product MKAKSSGLIIGISIGVVIGVLSAIIGLVCFRFHRRRSQIGNSSSRRASTVPIRANGADSCAVLSDSSAGTESSRSSSMNNNNNNGYCSFWFGGSKKSHVVAASGILEYPYKDLQKATCNFTSIIGQGAFGPVYKAEMSTGETVAVKVLVTNSKQGEKEFHTEVVIICTLITFYS; this is encoded by the exons ATGAAAGCAAAATCATCAGGTCTGATTATTGGGATATCGATTGGGGTAGTGATTGGAGTGCTTTCGGCTATAATTGGACTAGTTTGCTTTAGGTTTCATCGGAGACGATCTCAGATTGGTAACAGCAGTTCTAGGCGAGCATCAACTGTCCCCATTCGAGCAAACGGTGCTGATTCATGTGCAGTTTTATCCGATTCATCAGCTGGTACAGAGTCATCTAGATCATCAtcgatgaataataataataataatggctaTTGTTCTTTTTGGTTTGGTGGATCGAAAAAGTCTCATGTTGTTGCAGCTTCTGGGATTCTTGAGTATCCTTACAA AGATTTACAAAAAGCAACATGTAATTTTACGTCTATAATAGGCCAAGGGGCTTTTGGTCCTGTTTACAAAGCTGAGATGAGCACCGGTGAGACTGTTGCTGTTAAAGTTCTTGTAACTAATTCGAAACAAGGCGAGAAAGAGTTTCATACTGAGGTAGTTATTATTTGTACATTAATAACATTTTACTCATAA